In one window of Poriferisphaera corsica DNA:
- a CDS encoding RNA polymerase sigma factor gives MADLTCQIHPILSSRQTLQQDRQTQMSNTLPFTTEVEHKAKDDSILGSVSTSVMCDVEDEAELVQRSIRGSREAMCVLIELYQDIWYRFCIVQLRDIELAKDAAQETAIRFIQRLNRFQGNSQLKTWSLGIAVNVCREMRRRRKRGDMQRVEAEMLEAKDHLTGAYGNQAIEQKEMITLMFDHVNILPARQREAVLLRYFEELSIIQIAEAMGCSTGTVKSSLHKAIKKLRKMMKVKP, from the coding sequence ATGGCTGACCTCACCTGTCAGATACACCCCATCTTGTCCTCACGACAAACCCTCCAACAGGATCGCCAAACGCAGATGTCGAATACGCTGCCGTTTACAACTGAAGTCGAGCATAAGGCCAAGGATGATTCAATCCTCGGCTCGGTTAGCACGTCGGTGATGTGCGATGTTGAAGATGAAGCGGAGCTTGTGCAGCGGTCGATTAGAGGTTCGCGTGAAGCGATGTGCGTGCTGATCGAGTTGTACCAAGATATCTGGTACCGGTTCTGCATCGTACAGTTACGCGATATTGAGCTTGCAAAGGATGCTGCTCAGGAAACCGCGATCCGCTTTATACAGCGGCTAAATAGATTTCAAGGCAATAGCCAATTGAAGACATGGAGTTTGGGGATTGCGGTGAATGTTTGCCGCGAGATGAGGCGACGGAGGAAGCGGGGGGATATGCAGCGGGTCGAGGCGGAAATGCTTGAAGCGAAAGATCATTTAACTGGCGCTTATGGGAACCAGGCGATTGAGCAAAAGGAAATGATCACGTTGATGTTTGATCATGTCAATATATTGCCTGCTCGCCAACGTGAAGCTGTCTTATTGAGATATTTCGAGGAACTATCGATCATACAGATTGCGGAAGCAATGGGATGCTCCACTGGAACTGTTAAGTCATCATTACATAAAGCGATTAAAAAGCTGAGAAAGATGATGAAGGTGAAACCATGA
- the fbaA gene encoding class II fructose-bisphosphate aldolase, whose protein sequence is MPVADYKTYCKMLDNAYKNKFAYPAINVTSEITANAALKAFADLKSDGMIQVSTGGGKFASGINVGSMVEGAISIAEHVHRIAEQYDINVVLHTDHCPPDAVETFMIPLIEESEKRVAEGKLPLFSSHMLDASGLPLKDNMDLSVPIFERMAKIGQILEVEAGVVGGEEDGAAGTEDTPDEKMYTTPEDMVYVYERLSAVKNGRYMFAATFGNVHGAYKPGVVKLDPSILKKGQDAIKAKFGDDAYFWLVFHGGSGSEKAKIEETLDYGVVKMNVDTDTQYAFTRAIADHMYKNYDGILKVDGEVGNKKFYDPRVYLKAAENAMADRIKEAIIDLRAEGKSLNA, encoded by the coding sequence ATGCCCGTTGCAGATTATAAGACTTACTGCAAAATGCTGGACAACGCGTACAAAAACAAGTTCGCATACCCAGCCATCAACGTTACTTCCGAAATCACTGCTAACGCAGCTCTGAAGGCTTTCGCTGACCTCAAGTCAGACGGCATGATTCAGGTCTCAACTGGCGGCGGCAAGTTCGCTTCCGGTATCAACGTCGGCAGCATGGTCGAAGGCGCTATCTCAATCGCTGAGCACGTGCACCGCATCGCTGAACAGTACGACATCAACGTCGTCCTGCACACCGATCACTGCCCACCAGATGCTGTTGAAACCTTCATGATTCCACTCATCGAAGAATCAGAAAAGCGTGTTGCTGAAGGCAAACTGCCTTTGTTCAGCTCACACATGCTTGACGCTTCCGGCCTCCCACTCAAAGACAACATGGACCTCTCAGTTCCTATCTTTGAGCGTATGGCTAAGATCGGTCAGATCCTCGAAGTTGAAGCTGGCGTTGTCGGCGGTGAAGAAGACGGTGCCGCTGGTACTGAAGACACCCCAGACGAAAAAATGTACACCACCCCAGAAGACATGGTTTACGTTTACGAACGTCTCTCAGCTGTCAAGAACGGCCGCTACATGTTTGCCGCAACTTTCGGCAACGTCCACGGTGCATACAAGCCAGGCGTTGTGAAGCTCGATCCGTCTATCCTCAAGAAGGGCCAAGACGCGATCAAGGCTAAGTTCGGCGACGACGCTTACTTCTGGCTCGTCTTCCACGGCGGTTCAGGCTCAGAAAAAGCCAAGATCGAAGAAACACTCGATTATGGTGTCGTCAAGATGAACGTCGACACCGATACTCAGTACGCTTTCACACGTGCAATCGCTGACCACATGTACAAAAACTACGACGGCATCCTCAAGGTTGACGGCGAAGTTGGTAACAAGAAGTTCTACGATCCACGCGTTTACCTCAAAGCTGCTGAGAACGCCATGGCTGATCGTATTAAAGAAGCCATCATTGACCTTCGCGCTGAAGGTAAATCACTCAACGCATAA
- the argJ gene encoding bifunctional glutamate N-acetyltransferase/amino-acid acetyltransferase ArgJ: MSAIQDNQIHPGSITLPRGFRAGSATAGIKVSGKPDITVIAADRPVVAAGVFTRNTIKGAPVLIGMQHIRDGKLQAIVVNSGNSNVCTGDQGLADATEMCELVAKHLGCKTTDVLPSSTGVIGRPLPMDKIRAGINDALDQINSGKEADHDAAVAILTTDLVAKEASRTVTLTDGSTITLGGIAKGSGMIAPNMATMLAYITTDCDIDSNMLSQALKQAVSQSFNRITVDSDTSTSDTVIVLASGDAKNKTIARECTDYETFVEALISLSKELAYMIIEDGEGAERIFKVIVKNAATIDDADAIGRAVADSPLVKAAVHGKDPNWGRLAMAMGKTGIAYDATKLRISIGDIDVFSAGMPIEMDKDNQSTLENMMSQKEITFTFDLANGNQTVEWLGCDLSRDYIAINADYTT; the protein is encoded by the coding sequence ATGAGTGCGATACAAGACAATCAGATCCATCCCGGTTCCATCACCCTGCCCCGAGGCTTTCGGGCCGGCTCAGCGACGGCTGGTATCAAGGTTTCTGGCAAGCCAGATATCACCGTCATCGCTGCGGACCGCCCTGTGGTTGCTGCTGGCGTATTTACACGCAACACCATCAAAGGTGCTCCGGTACTGATTGGTATGCAACACATCCGTGATGGCAAGCTTCAAGCAATCGTTGTCAACTCAGGCAACTCCAATGTCTGCACCGGCGATCAAGGTCTTGCTGATGCCACCGAAATGTGCGAGTTGGTTGCAAAACATTTGGGTTGCAAAACGACTGATGTTTTGCCTTCAAGCACAGGTGTCATCGGCCGCCCACTCCCGATGGACAAAATCCGAGCAGGCATCAACGATGCACTCGATCAGATCAATTCAGGTAAAGAAGCTGATCATGACGCTGCCGTAGCAATCCTGACAACCGATCTGGTTGCGAAGGAAGCTAGCCGCACCGTTACGCTAACTGACGGATCAACCATCACGCTCGGCGGTATCGCCAAAGGCTCTGGTATGATCGCGCCAAACATGGCCACCATGCTTGCCTACATCACCACCGACTGCGACATCGACAGCAACATGCTTAGCCAAGCGCTTAAGCAAGCTGTCAGTCAATCCTTTAACCGCATCACGGTTGATTCAGACACCTCAACTTCAGATACCGTGATCGTTCTTGCATCTGGTGACGCTAAAAACAAAACGATCGCTCGAGAATGTACTGATTATGAAACATTTGTTGAAGCATTGATCAGCCTTAGTAAAGAGCTTGCTTATATGATCATCGAAGACGGCGAAGGAGCCGAACGAATCTTCAAGGTCATTGTAAAGAACGCGGCAACGATAGATGATGCCGATGCTATAGGCCGGGCGGTTGCGGATTCGCCACTTGTTAAAGCCGCAGTGCATGGCAAAGACCCAAACTGGGGCCGTCTTGCGATGGCAATGGGTAAAACAGGTATCGCATATGATGCGACGAAATTGCGCATTTCTATCGGTGATATTGACGTTTTCTCCGCAGGGATGCCGATTGAGATGGACAAAGACAATCAATCGACGCTAGAGAACATGATGAGTCAAAAAGAGATCACCTTCACTTTCGATCTAGCCAATGGCAACCAAACTGTTGAATGGCTCGGCTGCGACCTTTCTCGCGACTATATCGCGATCAACGCGGACTACACAACCTGA
- a CDS encoding hydantoinase/oxoprolinase family protein, whose translation MRIGVDTGGTFTDIVLMSDDGLIIQTHKRLSTPDDPSLAVIQGITELFSKINKAQPSDITVIHGSTVATNALLELRNIDNPPTAMIFTEGFTDTLAIARQTRPDLYAINPKRSNPPIPRSHCIAAPERLNFNGEIISPLSEQACKTMIDKLRDMQIQSVAICLLHSYANSIHEKLIAQAIANVLPNVHLTVSSELLPEYREYERASTCAINAVVAPTMNRYIKRLEEHFGSEQLRIMCSHGGILPAKAVRHHPVRTVLSGPAGGVQGAIHAGQLAGLNNLITFDMGGTSTDVSLIQDGKYKLSTEQTAAGLPVHLPMIDIHTVGAGGGSIAWIDKGGALRVGPRSAGADPGPASYGKQPTNNLTPTVTDAHILLGHIPEGTTLGNDITLNPSLAEKAISQIASKLSLTPHQTAEGILRIAEITMAKAVGQITLQQGHDPREYSLITFGGAGGFHACSLADQLGIKTVLLPPHPGLLSAVGMLSAKPIHHFSHTILQTIRTDDHGNYPDLLQHSRITNELTTLITQAHNALESENIPVKSHNIRPQIDLRYQGQSYEITVSLDTTDPIQAFELEHKRLYGYLAHSRPIEAVTLRVTATTSAPYTHQPTPLKQQLPDQPRTTPVIELGKPVCYTLLHREKLNANDVLPPHTILSEYSSTTVIPETWHGVVTDTGHIIIRKEDHS comes from the coding sequence ATGCGAATCGGTGTAGATACAGGTGGCACGTTTACCGACATCGTCCTCATGAGCGATGACGGCCTCATTATCCAAACACACAAACGACTCTCAACACCCGACGATCCTTCACTCGCTGTCATACAAGGTATCACTGAACTCTTCAGTAAAATCAATAAAGCTCAGCCTTCTGATATTACCGTCATCCACGGCTCCACAGTCGCAACTAACGCACTATTAGAACTCCGCAATATCGACAACCCACCCACTGCGATGATCTTTACTGAAGGCTTCACCGATACGCTTGCGATTGCACGGCAAACACGTCCCGATCTGTACGCGATCAATCCCAAACGCAGCAATCCACCCATACCACGTTCCCATTGCATCGCAGCTCCTGAACGCCTTAATTTTAATGGCGAAATCATTTCACCTCTTTCTGAACAAGCTTGCAAGACCATGATTGACAAGCTGCGAGATATGCAGATCCAATCTGTCGCAATCTGCTTGCTGCACAGTTACGCTAACTCGATTCATGAAAAGTTGATTGCACAGGCGATCGCAAACGTACTGCCGAATGTGCATCTAACGGTTTCCTCTGAGTTGTTACCCGAGTATCGCGAATACGAGCGAGCTTCAACCTGTGCGATTAATGCAGTCGTTGCCCCAACAATGAATCGCTACATCAAACGTCTGGAAGAACATTTTGGTAGCGAGCAACTCCGTATCATGTGTTCACATGGCGGCATCCTCCCTGCTAAAGCAGTACGACATCACCCAGTCCGTACCGTACTCTCGGGGCCTGCTGGCGGCGTACAGGGTGCGATCCATGCGGGTCAATTGGCTGGTTTAAACAATCTCATCACATTTGATATGGGCGGCACATCGACAGATGTATCACTGATCCAGGACGGAAAGTATAAGCTTTCGACTGAGCAAACCGCAGCAGGTTTGCCCGTCCACCTGCCCATGATCGACATCCACACCGTCGGCGCAGGCGGCGGATCTATTGCTTGGATAGACAAAGGCGGTGCTCTTCGAGTCGGGCCACGCTCAGCAGGAGCCGATCCTGGCCCTGCCAGCTACGGCAAACAACCCACAAACAACCTCACACCCACCGTCACCGATGCTCACATTCTCCTCGGGCACATACCTGAAGGAACAACCCTCGGCAACGATATCACACTCAATCCTTCACTCGCTGAAAAAGCCATTTCGCAAATCGCATCCAAACTCTCACTCACTCCCCATCAAACCGCCGAGGGTATTCTTCGCATCGCAGAGATCACCATGGCCAAAGCAGTTGGTCAGATCACACTTCAGCAAGGGCACGACCCTCGCGAATACAGCCTCATTACATTTGGCGGCGCAGGCGGTTTTCACGCGTGCTCACTTGCAGATCAACTCGGTATCAAGACTGTCCTCCTCCCACCGCACCCCGGCCTACTCTCCGCTGTCGGCATGCTCTCGGCTAAGCCGATCCATCATTTTTCTCACACAATCCTTCAAACCATCCGCACTGACGATCACGGAAACTACCCTGATCTATTACAACATTCGAGAATCACGAACGAACTGACCACACTCATCACCCAAGCTCATAATGCCCTTGAGTCTGAGAATATCCCAGTCAAGTCACACAATATTCGACCTCAAATCGACCTGCGATATCAAGGGCAATCATATGAGATCACCGTATCACTCGACACCACTGATCCCATTCAAGCTTTTGAACTGGAGCACAAACGTCTTTATGGCTATCTGGCGCATAGCCGGCCTATTGAAGCTGTCACATTACGCGTCACTGCCACAACATCAGCCCCATATACACATCAGCCAACACCCTTAAAACAGCAATTGCCAGATCAACCAAGAACAACCCCCGTTATCGAACTTGGCAAACCAGTCTGCTACACGCTTTTGCATCGCGAGAAACTCAACGCAAATGATGTTCTTCCGCCTCATACAATTCTCAGTGAATACTCCAGTACCACGGTTATCCCCGAAACATGGCATGGTGTCGTCACTGATACCGGCCACATAATCATTCGCAAGGAGGATCACTCTTGA